In the Profundibacter amoris genome, ACGCCGGACAGGATTTGCCCGGTCATCATACCGGGAAGCGAGACGATGCCGACCGCCCCCATCGCATTGATGATCGGCATAAAGCCCGAGCGTAGCGCACGCCGCAGCACGGGGCGCAGGGCGGACCAGCGGGTTTGGCCCAGCAACAGTTGTGCCTCGATCGACACGCGCTCGCGGCTGATACCGGTATGCAGCGCGTCCAGCGCCAGCGATATGCCGTTCATTGTGTTGCCCAGCACCATCCCCAACACCGGCAGGGCAAAGCGCGGGGTCCACCACGGGTCCGAGCCGATCATCGTGGTCAGGGCAATCACCGTGATCCCCGCCCCCGCAAAGGCCATCGCGCCGGTGCCGATGCCAAAGCCCCACAGGCCGCGCAACTTGCGGTCCTGCCGCGCCCAGACTTCGCGACCTGCAAACAGCACCATCGAGGTTGCGACCAGCAGGGTTAGCCATGGTGACAGGATCGCAAACAGGCTTTTCAGCAGCAGCCCGACCAGTATCAGTTGCACCACCATGCGCACAGCGGCGATGGCCAGTTTGCGTTCCAGTCCAAGGTGAAGCCACAGTGACAACAGCCCGTTGATCACCAGAAAAATCGAGGCCAGTAGCAGATCGGTATAGGTCAGGGCGATATAGCTGCTCATGCGGCCACCTGTTGCAACTGGCCATCCTCAAGGCGCAGGATACGGTGGGCCAGCCGTTTGGCCTGTGCCGCGTCATGGGTGACGATCAGGATGGCGGTGCCTTTGCCCAGTTGCTGTTTCAACAGGGCCTCGATTTGCAGGGTGGTATCATGGTCCAGCGCTGCGGTGGGTTCGTCCAGCAGCAAAACCTTCGGGCCACCTTCCAGACAGCGCAGCAGGGCCAGCCGGTGCTTTTCGCCGGTGGACAGGCGGGCGACTTCCCATTCCATTGCGGTTTCGGGCAGGCCGACAAGGGACAGTTGACCGCGTATCCTGTCCGGCGCCTGAAAATGCGGCGCGACATGATCCAGCCACCAGCCGCTCTCGGCGGGCAGCATGGCAACGGTTTTGCGCCAGTCGGGCGCGGGGACATCGGCGCGGATTACGCCACCGGCTTGTACCTGTCCGTCATTCGGGTCCAGATCGACAATCGCGCGCAGCAGCACCGATTTGCCGGTGCCCGACGGCCCCGTGATCGCCACACATTCCCCCGCGCCCACATCAAAACTGACAGGGCCGATCATCAGGCGGGTCAGGTTGCTGACCTTCAGCAGGGGATTTTCGGGGTTCACAGGCGGATAATCCTTCGATAAGACGTTCCCCATGATTAAACGCCCGAATACCGCCCAGTGCAACCGACGCCGACGCTAAAGTAGCGTTTTCGGCCCATCGGGCCGTGTTTAATCCCGTGCCATGCGGCACACCTCTTCCTAAAATATTGACATGCCCCCGGCTTTGCGCCACCCAAGGGCTTCTTCTAAAGGAACTTTGCTATGATACCCTCTGTTTTGCCGACCTATAACCGGGCACCGCTTTCCTTCGTCAAAGGCGAAGGCAGCTGGTTGGTCGAGGCAGACGGGCGCCGATTTCTGGATTTCGGTGCTGGCATCGCGGTGAATGTTCTGGGCCACGGGCACCCCGCTTTGGTTGGCGCATTGACTGATCAGGCACAGGCGCTTTGGCATACGTCGAACCTCTATGAAATTCCGCAGCAACAGGCGCTGGCAGACAAGCTGGTCGAGGCCACCTTCGCCGACACTGCGTTTTTCACCAATTCCGGCACCGAGGCCTGCGAACTGGCAATCAAGATGGTGCGCAAATACTGGTTTGAAAAGGGCCAGCCCGAGCGGGTCAAGATTATCGCCTTTGAAGGATCCTTCCACGGCCGTTCGGCTGCGGGGATTGCTGCGGCAGGCTCGGAAAAAATGACCAAAGGCTTTGGCCCGCTACTGCCCGGTTTTGTGCAATTGCCCTTTGGCGATCACGAGGCATTGGCGGCGGAAATGGATGACACGGTCGCGGCGGTGATTGTCGAGCCGGTGCAGGGCGAGGGCGGTATCCGCCCGCTGCCGGATGCCTGCCTGAAGGGCTTGCGTGATGCCTGTGACGCGGTGGGCGCGCTGATGGTGCTGGACGAAATCCAGTGCGGCATGGGGCGCACCGGCAAGCTGTTTGCCCATGAATGGGCCGGTGTTGCGCCCGACATCATGCTGGTGGCCAAGGGCATCGGCGGGGGTTTTCCGCTGGGTGCGTTGCTGGCAACTGAAAATGCGGCGTCGGGCATGACGGCGGGCACGCATGGCTCGACCTATGGCGGCAACCCGCTGGCCTGCGCGGTGGGCAACGCGGTGATGGAGATTGTCGCCACAGACGAATTTCTGGCCGATGTGAACCGCAAGGCAGGCACCCTGCGCCAGTCGCTGGAAGGGCTGGTTGCGGCGCATCCCGATGTGTTCGAGGGGGTGCGTGGTTCCGGCCTGATGCTGGGGCTGAAATGCAAGGCGCCCAATATGGATGTGATCAACGCGGCCTATGGGGCCGAAGTGCTGATCGTGCCCGCGGCGGACAATGTTGTGCGGCTGCTGCCCGCGCTGAACATCCCCGACGAGGATATTGCCGAAGGCGTGGCGCGGCTGGACAAGGCGGCAAGCGAAGTTTCCAAAGGACTGAAACCATGAACCATTTTCTTGATATCCACACCACCGATGCCGACGATCTGCGGGGCATGATCGATCAGGCCCAGGTGATGAAAGAGGCCCGCAAGGGCCTGCCCAAGGGCACGCCGGACGCGGACCAGCCGCTGAAAAACCACATCGTGGCGCTGATTTTCGAAAAACCGTCAACGCGCACGCGGGTTTCCTTTGATGTGGGCGTGCGGCAGATGGGCGGCGAAACGCTGGTGCTGTCGGGGGCCGATATGCAGTTGGGTCATGGCGAAAGCATCGCCGATACCGCGCGGGTTCTGTCGCGCTATGTCGATATGATCATGATCCGCACCTTCGAGGAATCCGTGTTGCAGGAACTGGCCGAATACGCCGATGTGCCGGTGATCAACGGGCTGACCAACCGCACGCACCCCTGCCAGATCATGGCGGATGTGATGACGTTTGAGGAACACAACGGCCCGATCAAGGGCAAGAAAGTGGTCTGGACGGGGGATGGCAACAATGTCTGCGCCTCGTTCCTGCATGCGGCGGGGCAGTTCGGGTTCGACTTTACCTTTGCCGGACCACCTTCGCTGGACCCTGAACCGGAATTCGTGGACCTGGCCCGCAGCAAGGGCGTGAATGTGGTGATTGAACGGGACGCCGAAAAGGCGGTGCAGGGGGCCGATCTGGTGGTGGCCGACACATGGGTTTCGATGCACGACAGCCAGTCCACCCGCCAGCGCCGCCACAACCTGCTGAAGCCCTATCAGGTGAATGACCATCTGATGGAGCAGGCCAAGGACGACGCGCTGTTCATGCACTGTCTGCCGGCACATCGGGAGGAAGAGGTGACATCCTCGGTGATGGACGGCGAAAAATCGGTGATCTTTGACGAGGCCGAAAACCGTCTTCATGCGCAAAAGGCGGTGATGCGCTGGTGTCTGGGGGTTTAGGGGGGGGGTTAATTGTCGGTCCGTAGGCGGGTGAAGCCCGCCCTACGGGTTGTCCCGAAATTTCAAAAAGGGAGAAAAACCGAGTGATCGAATTCCAATATTTCTTCAGCCTCTTCAACTGTAACATTACTTAGGCTCAGGACTCATTGATTAACCCAGAAGATAACGATAGCAGCTATTTGGATTGCTGACAGGAAAGTATGGGCGCAACGGTCGAACCGCATGGCGATGCGTCGCCAGTCCTTGAGTTTGGCAAACATATTCTCGACCTTGTGCCGCTGTTTGTATAAGGTTTTACAGTACGTTGCGGGGTGTTTACGTTTGGCTCTGGGCGGTATGCACGGGGTAATGCCGCGCTTGATCAGAGCCGCGCGGTAAGCGTCGCTATCGTAACCTTTATCGCCAAGCATTTCCTTTGCTGCAGGTAAATCAGGCAGTAATGTTGCCGCACCTTTATGATCGGATTGCTGGCCCTCGGTTAGTAACAGCCGCACCGGGCGGCCCTCGCCGTCACAAACCGCGTGCAATTTGGAGTTCAATCCGCCTTTGGTGCGGCCAATAGCGCGGGGAACATCCCCCCTTTTAACAGGCTGCAAGCCGTGCGGTGCGTTTTGAGATGTGTTGCGTCAATCATTAACCGATCCGGCGGGCCATTTTCGGCGACCAAAGCCGTGAAAATTTTGTCAAACACCCCCATCTTCGACCACCTGATAAACCTGTTATATAAGGTTTTATGCGGCCCGTAGACCTCCGGAGCGTCCCGCCAACGCAAACCGTTGCGGATTACATGAATGATACCGCTGATAACTTTGCGATCATCCACCCGTGGCACGCCGTGCGACAAAGGAAAATACGGTTTTATCCGCGCTAACTGTGCTTCGCTGAGCCAAAATTGATCTGACATACCACCCTCCTAATGTTGTGGAGCACAGTGATTCAGAATTTTGTCAGATAAGCAACATATTAATGGGTCCTGACCCTAGGTGCCCAGTTGAATTCGAGAATTTTTTGAAAAAATCTTGCACATCGCAGTCCATTGCAATCCACCTCACTTGGTTGTTGTCCAATAATGCTGAAAAAATTTGGCGTATTTGTCCTTTTGTAAAATGCTCAAATTCCATAAGCTCGCTAATAACTTGATGGGTTTCAGAAAAATTAGGCGAATTGATCAGCCGTCGTACTAGCTCATCTTTTTTAAATTCGGTGGAGAGATTTATTTGCGGAAAACGGGCCTTAAAAAAATTTGATAATGAGTTATGGAGGGTAACGGCGCCCCACTTGCGTGAGTTGCTCCATTCTAATGAAAGGAAATCAGATATTTGACCGGATTTTAAAGGTGATGTGAAATCACCATCTAGTGTAACTAGATCAAGGTTGCCGCTTTTAGTTTGATCTAACAAACATTGCCAATGTATTGCATCACCAATAGAATTCCGTTTTCCAGGTGGATCGCCTGAAGCAACCCTAAAATGTACTTTTTCCATTATTTCAGCAGTGATAGGTAAATCCTCAGCTAGTTCAAATAATCCGGCGATTAACTTGTCCGCCCCTAGCGACCTATTCTCTATATCCGTGTTAATTTTCGTGACTAATTTTGCGTGAATTTTGTTTGCTTCTTTTAAATGTGATCGTATTTCTTCAAGTTCGCTATAGTCGTTGCAATAATGAGGGAATTCTTTTCCAAAGTTAGCATTCTTGAATTCGTTGAAGCCCGTCGCAATTTTGTTCTCCCTGTTTCTATCAACTTCCCTCCTTAGTTGATCGTTTGAATATAAGATAATTTCTTCGTCTCCAATTAGCTTTACAACTTTGGCTAATTCTACGAGATCATCTTTGCTGGATTGGAAGAATGATAGGAAAATATTGGCGTCCAGAAATAGTTGCTGTGCCATTTTTCATCACCTCACAAACTTCTTGAACTTCACCCGCTTCGGCTCCAGCGCATCCGCCCCCAGACGGCGTTTCTTGTCTTCCTCATAATCCTCGAAGTTGCCCTCGAACCACTCAACATGGGCTTCGCCCTCGAACGCCAGAATGTGGGTGCAAATCCGGTCCAGAAAGAAGCGATCGTGCGAGATGACCACGGCACAGCCGGCGAAATCGACCAGCGCGTCCTCGAGTGCGCGCAGGGTTTCCACATCGAGATCATTGGTTGGCTCATCGAGCAGCAGCACGTTACCGCCGGAGCGCAGCAGCCGCGCCATGTGGACGCGGTTGCGCTCGCCCCCTGACAGCATCGCCAGCTTCTTCTGCTGGTCGCCACCCTTGAAGTTGAACGCCGAGCAATAGGCGCGCGAGTTCATTTCCGCATCGCCCAGCATGATGATGTCCTGACTGTCGGTGATCGCCTCCCACACAGTCGCGTTGTCGTCCAGATCGTCGCGGGACTGATCGACGTAGGACAGCTGCACCGTATCGCCAAATGTGACGGTGCCGGCGTCGGGTTGTTCCTGCCCTGTCATCATCCGGAACAGCGTGGTTTTACCGGCACCATTGGGGCCGATCACACCGACAATCGCACCGGGCGGGACGGTGAAATCAAGGTCCTCGATCAACAGTTTGTCGCCCATGGCTTTCTTCAGCCCTTCGACCTGGATTACCTTGCCACCAAGGCGCGGGCCGTTGGGAATGATGATCTGCGCCTTGCCCATTTTTTCGCGCTCGGACATGTTGGCCATGTCGTTATAGGCGTTGATACGGGCCTTGGATTTGGCCTGGCGGGCTTTGGGGGATGCGCGCATCCATTCCAGCTCGCGCTCCAGCGTTTTCTGGCGGGATTTATCCTCGCGGGCCTCTTTGGCCAGACGCTTGGATTTTTGCTCCAACCATGAGGAATAGTTGCCCTCCCACGGCACGCCTTGGCCGCGGTCCAGTTCCAGAATCCAGCTGGTGATGTCGTCGAGGAAATAGCGGTCGTGGGTGACAATCAGGATGGTGCCCTTGTAATCCATCAGGTGCTGTTGCAGCCAGGCGATGGTTTCGGCATCTAGGTGGTTTGTCGGCTCGTCCAGCAGTAGCATGTCGGGCGCTTCCAGCAGCAGTTTGCACAGCGCAACGCGGCGCAATTCACCGCCAGAAAGGGTCGAGACATCGGCGTCATCTGGGGGGCATCGCAGGGCCTCCATGCTGACATCGATCTGTGCGTCCAGATCCCACAGGTTCTGCGCGTCGATCTCGTCTTGCAGTTTGGCCATTTCGTCTGCGGTTTCGTCCGAGTAATTCATGGCCAGTTCGTTATAGCGGTCCAGAATGGCCTTCTTTTCGGCGACCCCCAGCATCACGTTTTCACGCACGGTCAGGGATGTGTCCAGCGTGGGTTCCTGCGGTAGATAGCCCACCTTGGCACCTTCGGCGACCCATGCTTCACCGGTGAAATCCTTATCCATGCCGGCCATGATTTTCATCAGGGTGGATTTGCCAGACCCGTTCACCCCGACCACGCCGATTTTCACACCGGGCAGGAAATTCAGGTGGATATTTTCAAACAGCTTTTTGCCGCCGGGATAGGTTTTGGACACGCCGTCCATGAAGTATACATATTGATAGGCCGCCATGAGGGTGCTCCTGAATGGGGTTTTGATTTGAGGCCTGAATAACGAAGGGAGGGAAGAGAGGCAATCTACTCTATATCCAAAGTGCGAATTGTTCCCCAAAGCAGTCCGGCCAACCGGGGGACGATATCACCCCGGTTGTTTGTTTGGGCGGGGGGCCATCCAGAGGCTCTTTGATCGTTTTCAGGCCAATTCAAGTCTTCCTCAAGGCAGAATGACCATCGGTTTATTGCTTCGTCCAAAAAACTCGGATCGGGAACTGTGCGGTTCGCACGCAGACCTAACGTCTTCTGAACCGTTTCAAAGGGCAGTTCTCCCTCGCGTGCCAGTACGGCAGTATCTGGGTCAATCGATTCCATAATCAAGAGGCCGGCCAATATGTGTGCATCCGGCCGATAGGCTAGCTTGTTTCTAGCGGGGGCAAGTATTGCAGAGGTTACCAGCCTTTCACAAGATCGAAGATTGGGCAATCTATCAGGAGGCATGTTCTCTAAATAGCAATTGATAAAATCGAGATATTGATCTTCTGTTAAGCCTTGAGTTTCGGCAAGCTTTTTAAAGTATTCGAAGCTGCCTTTATTGTATTTATTCCATTTATCACCCTCTACAGAAAACTTTACGTTTATGAATTTCTGCAGGTATTTCCCTGCGTCAATTTCTGCCCCGTATCTGCTTCGAACACTATTTTGCAACTCATTCAAATTCACCCCCAACACAAAATGCACATTATCCACGGCAAAGAAGTGCTTTATCACCTCTAGCATGGTTAACGCATAGTCAGGGCGGCAGCGGTCCAGCTCGTCGATGATGATGACGATTTTCTGCGGGATGCCATCGTTGTCCGGCTCTGTTAGTTTCCTAAGCGCAGTTCGGAATTCTTTCATTGCGGCGCGCCGTCCATCTTCTTTCTTCCAGAAGTTTTCGGACGCTTTGCTTAACTCCTCGTTGCTTGAAGCTACTACTGCATCCCCCACAGCACCGGCTATTTCACTTACTCCGGCAGTTGCGGCAGCCAAGCCAATACGCGTAGCAGGGCGCCATACCTTTGAAACGGCCTTCTTGGCTGCTCCTATCGCCTTGCCCGCTTTTGAATTTGGGTCGAACTGGTCAGAGAGCACCCCCGTTAAAGCAATCAGGGGGTCAACTAGGTAATCATGTTCGAAAGCATCAAAATAGATAA is a window encoding:
- a CDS encoding KAP family P-loop NTPase fold protein, which produces MRLTIKEPDIDIGKDGFDKHCQLGRAKTGKVLSELVEKTEDPIVIALDGSWGSGKSFFLKCWTGAHTNENDGKAKVIYFDAFEHDYLVDPLIALTGVLSDQFDPNSKAGKAIGAAKKAVSKVWRPATRIGLAAATAGVSEIAGAVGDAVVASSNEELSKASENFWKKEDGRRAAMKEFRTALRKLTEPDNDGIPQKIVIIIDELDRCRPDYALTMLEVIKHFFAVDNVHFVLGVNLNELQNSVRSRYGAEIDAGKYLQKFINVKFSVEGDKWNKYNKGSFEYFKKLAETQGLTEDQYLDFINCYLENMPPDRLPNLRSCERLVTSAILAPARNKLAYRPDAHILAGLLIMESIDPDTAVLAREGELPFETVQKTLGLRANRTVPDPSFLDEAINRWSFCLEEDLNWPENDQRASGWPPAQTNNRGDIVPRLAGLLWGTIRTLDIE
- the ettA gene encoding energy-dependent translational throttle protein EttA, encoding MAAYQYVYFMDGVSKTYPGGKKLFENIHLNFLPGVKIGVVGVNGSGKSTLMKIMAGMDKDFTGEAWVAEGAKVGYLPQEPTLDTSLTVRENVMLGVAEKKAILDRYNELAMNYSDETADEMAKLQDEIDAQNLWDLDAQIDVSMEALRCPPDDADVSTLSGGELRRVALCKLLLEAPDMLLLDEPTNHLDAETIAWLQQHLMDYKGTILIVTHDRYFLDDITSWILELDRGQGVPWEGNYSSWLEQKSKRLAKEAREDKSRQKTLERELEWMRASPKARQAKSKARINAYNDMANMSEREKMGKAQIIIPNGPRLGGKVIQVEGLKKAMGDKLLIEDLDFTVPPGAIVGVIGPNGAGKTTLFRMMTGQEQPDAGTVTFGDTVQLSYVDQSRDDLDDNATVWEAITDSQDIIMLGDAEMNSRAYCSAFNFKGGDQQKKLAMLSGGERNRVHMARLLRSGGNVLLLDEPTNDLDVETLRALEDALVDFAGCAVVISHDRFFLDRICTHILAFEGEAHVEWFEGNFEDYEEDKKRRLGADALEPKRVKFKKFVR
- the argF gene encoding ornithine carbamoyltransferase is translated as MNHFLDIHTTDADDLRGMIDQAQVMKEARKGLPKGTPDADQPLKNHIVALIFEKPSTRTRVSFDVGVRQMGGETLVLSGADMQLGHGESIADTARVLSRYVDMIMIRTFEESVLQELAEYADVPVINGLTNRTHPCQIMADVMTFEEHNGPIKGKKVVWTGDGNNVCASFLHAAGQFGFDFTFAGPPSLDPEPEFVDLARSKGVNVVIERDAEKAVQGADLVVADTWVSMHDSQSTRQRRHNLLKPYQVNDHLMEQAKDDALFMHCLPAHREEEVTSSVMDGEKSVIFDEAENRLHAQKAVMRWCLGV
- a CDS encoding PIN domain-containing protein, which encodes MAQQLFLDANIFLSFFQSSKDDLVELAKVVKLIGDEEIILYSNDQLRREVDRNRENKIATGFNEFKNANFGKEFPHYCNDYSELEEIRSHLKEANKIHAKLVTKINTDIENRSLGADKLIAGLFELAEDLPITAEIMEKVHFRVASGDPPGKRNSIGDAIHWQCLLDQTKSGNLDLVTLDGDFTSPLKSGQISDFLSLEWSNSRKWGAVTLHNSLSNFFKARFPQINLSTEFKKDELVRRLINSPNFSETHQVISELMEFEHFTKGQIRQIFSALLDNNQVRWIAMDCDVQDFFKKFSNSTGHLGSGPINMLLI
- a CDS encoding ABC transporter permease, whose amino-acid sequence is MSSYIALTYTDLLLASIFLVINGLLSLWLHLGLERKLAIAAVRMVVQLILVGLLLKSLFAILSPWLTLLVATSMVLFAGREVWARQDRKLRGLWGFGIGTGAMAFAGAGITVIALTTMIGSDPWWTPRFALPVLGMVLGNTMNGISLALDALHTGISRERVSIEAQLLLGQTRWSALRPVLRRALRSGFMPIINAMGAVGIVSLPGMMTGQILSGVDPTEAVKYQLLVMFLIGGATGLGVLAATFGSVWRLTDERDRLRLERLTKPKDPA
- a CDS encoding IS5 family transposase (programmed frameshift); the protein is MSDQFWLSEAQLARIKPYFPLSHGVPRVDDRKVISGIIHVIRNGLRWRDAPEVYGPHKTLYNRFIRWSKMGVFDKIFTALVAENGPPDRLMIDATHLKTHRTACSLFKRGDVPRAIGRTKGGLNSKLHAVCDGEGRPVRLLLTEGQQSDHKGAATLLPDLPAAKEMLGDKGYDSDAYRAALIKRGITPCIPPRAKRKHPATYCKTLYKQRHKVENMFAKLKDWRRIAMRFDRCAHTFLSAIQIAAIVIFWVNQ
- a CDS encoding aspartate aminotransferase family protein; translation: MIPSVLPTYNRAPLSFVKGEGSWLVEADGRRFLDFGAGIAVNVLGHGHPALVGALTDQAQALWHTSNLYEIPQQQALADKLVEATFADTAFFTNSGTEACELAIKMVRKYWFEKGQPERVKIIAFEGSFHGRSAAGIAAAGSEKMTKGFGPLLPGFVQLPFGDHEALAAEMDDTVAAVIVEPVQGEGGIRPLPDACLKGLRDACDAVGALMVLDEIQCGMGRTGKLFAHEWAGVAPDIMLVAKGIGGGFPLGALLATENAASGMTAGTHGSTYGGNPLACAVGNAVMEIVATDEFLADVNRKAGTLRQSLEGLVAAHPDVFEGVRGSGLMLGLKCKAPNMDVINAAYGAEVLIVPAADNVVRLLPALNIPDEDIAEGVARLDKAASEVSKGLKP
- a CDS encoding ABC transporter ATP-binding protein; the encoded protein is MGNVLSKDYPPVNPENPLLKVSNLTRLMIGPVSFDVGAGECVAITGPSGTGKSVLLRAIVDLDPNDGQVQAGGVIRADVPAPDWRKTVAMLPAESGWWLDHVAPHFQAPDRIRGQLSLVGLPETAMEWEVARLSTGEKHRLALLRCLEGGPKVLLLDEPTAALDHDTTLQIEALLKQQLGKGTAILIVTHDAAQAKRLAHRILRLEDGQLQQVAA